From the Butyrivibrio fibrisolvens genome, one window contains:
- a CDS encoding BMP family lipoprotein, with the protein MRKMQKILSVAMATAMTMSLVACGGSADNDADVTDKEETTEETGSEETGSEETGSEETGSSEEVTDMKVAMVTDYGDITDMSFNQTTYEACKAYCDENGVEFSYFKPADNSTDDRVSSIEQAIDEGYNVIVMPGYAFAEAVVETAEDNPDVKFVALDVSQYDFDTANGGEEYSQPNVFSAIYQEELPGYMAGYAAVKLGYTNLGFLGGMAVPAVIRYGLGFVQGADAAAAELGIEVTVNYAYGGQFYGDSDITAVMDTWYQGGTEVVFACGGGIYTSAAEAAQKVGGKVIGVDVDQQGTIDGSYGEGMTITSACKGLTATVNTLLSAIQNGEWDNYAGQIQNLGLVSADDLSLNYVSLADSTLYNDDFTEDDYKALVAAMFNGEVTVNNDSSNADPSSLGCENVKIGTYQESIK; encoded by the coding sequence ATGAGAAAGATGCAAAAGATTCTTTCTGTTGCAATGGCAACTGCAATGACTATGTCACTTGTAGCTTGCGGCGGTTCAGCTGACAATGATGCTGATGTAACAGATAAGGAAGAGACAACAGAAGAAACAGGTTCTGAGGAGACAGGTTCTGAAGAAACTGGTTCTGAAGAGACAGGTTCTTCTGAAGAAGTTACAGATATGAAAGTTGCTATGGTTACTGACTACGGTGATATCACTGATATGTCATTCAACCAGACAACATACGAAGCTTGCAAAGCTTACTGTGACGAGAACGGAGTAGAGTTCTCATACTTCAAACCTGCAGATAACTCAACAGATGACCGTGTTTCATCTATCGAGCAGGCTATCGACGAGGGATATAACGTTATCGTTATGCCAGGTTATGCATTCGCAGAAGCAGTTGTAGAGACAGCAGAAGACAACCCTGATGTTAAGTTTGTAGCACTTGACGTATCACAGTATGACTTCGATACAGCTAATGGCGGCGAAGAGTATTCTCAGCCTAACGTATTCTCAGCTATCTATCAGGAAGAGCTTCCTGGATACATGGCTGGTTATGCAGCAGTAAAGCTTGGTTATACTAACCTTGGATTCCTTGGTGGTATGGCAGTTCCTGCAGTTATCCGTTATGGTCTTGGTTTCGTACAGGGTGCTGACGCAGCTGCAGCTGAGCTTGGCATTGAAGTAACAGTTAACTACGCTTACGGCGGACAGTTCTACGGCGATTCTGATATCACAGCAGTTATGGATACATGGTATCAGGGTGGAACAGAAGTTGTATTTGCATGCGGCGGCGGTATCTACACATCTGCAGCAGAAGCAGCTCAGAAGGTTGGCGGCAAGGTTATCGGTGTTGACGTTGACCAGCAGGGTACTATCGATGGTTCTTATGGCGAAGGCATGACAATTACATCAGCTTGTAAGGGTCTTACAGCTACAGTTAACACACTTCTTTCTGCTATCCAGAACGGTGAGTGGGACAACTATGCAGGACAGATCCAGAATCTTGGACTTGTTTCAGCTGATGATCTTTCACTTAACTATGTAAGTCTTGCTGATTCTACACTTTACAACGATGACTTCACAGAAGATGATTACAAGGCACTCGTTGCAGCTATGTTCAATGGCGAAGTTACAGTTAATAACGATTCTTCCAATGCTGATCCTTCATCCCTTGGATGCGAGAACGTTAAGATTGGAACATATCAGGAAAGCATTAAGTAA
- a CDS encoding ABC transporter permease, whose translation MKTKKNILKSNAFQTILSSLLCILFGVIICYIVLLCINPAGANEAMTTILQNFLAASKANLRLKNFGSTLVKTAPLVMCGLSIQFCYKTGLFNIGAAGQYAVGAGISLYAALAWNLPWFVCLLLATAVGALWGAIVGFLKAYRNVNEVISGIMLNWIGLYLVNMLTGNVKETTSPYTIPIKSVSKQSLLPSLGLENLFGGNKYVGIAIPLAIIIAIVIYIIQQNTTLGYVLIATGYNKEAAKYAGMKGSKNIIITLIIGGALAGMGAGMYYLTGMEQWTTTSSSVPDMGFNGIAATFLGGLNPIGTVFAAYFIEHITLGGSKINLNVYPSQIADLMSAIIIYLCGFTLFFKYCINNYLRNKEERAAKATVEVTKDDKAKEGGEGK comes from the coding sequence ATGAAGACTAAAAAGAATATCTTAAAATCAAATGCTTTTCAGACGATCCTTTCATCGCTTCTGTGCATTTTGTTTGGTGTCATCATATGTTATATAGTACTTCTGTGTATCAATCCTGCAGGTGCTAATGAAGCGATGACAACTATCCTTCAGAATTTCCTTGCAGCATCTAAGGCAAACCTTAGACTCAAGAATTTTGGAAGTACACTTGTTAAGACAGCGCCTCTTGTTATGTGCGGTCTTTCTATTCAGTTCTGTTACAAGACCGGTCTTTTCAATATCGGAGCAGCAGGACAGTATGCTGTAGGTGCAGGTATCAGCCTTTATGCGGCACTTGCATGGAACCTTCCATGGTTTGTCTGCCTTCTTCTGGCTACAGCAGTAGGTGCATTATGGGGAGCTATTGTAGGATTCCTTAAGGCTTACAGAAATGTTAACGAAGTTATCTCCGGTATCATGCTTAACTGGATAGGACTGTACCTTGTTAACATGCTTACAGGCAATGTCAAAGAGACAACAAGCCCATATACTATTCCGATCAAGTCTGTTAGCAAGCAGTCACTTCTTCCAAGCCTTGGTCTTGAGAACCTCTTTGGTGGTAATAAGTATGTAGGAATCGCTATTCCTCTTGCTATAATCATCGCTATCGTGATCTACATCATCCAGCAGAATACAACTCTTGGATATGTACTTATTGCTACAGGTTATAATAAGGAAGCTGCCAAATATGCAGGTATGAAGGGAAGCAAGAATATCATCATAACTCTTATCATTGGCGGAGCTCTTGCCGGTATGGGTGCAGGTATGTACTACCTGACAGGTATGGAGCAGTGGACTACTACAAGTTCAAGCGTTCCGGACATGGGCTTTAATGGTATCGCAGCCACATTCCTTGGCGGTCTTAACCCTATAGGAACTGTATTTGCAGCATATTTCATCGAGCATATCACACTTGGAGGATCTAAGATCAATCTTAACGTATATCCTTCTCAGATTGCTGATCTTATGTCAGCTATCATCATCTACCTTTGCGGATTTACTCTTTTCTTTAAGTATTGCATCAATAATTACCTTCGTAACAAGGAAGAGAGAGCTGCCAAGGCTACTGTAGAAGTTACAAAAGATGATAAAGCTAAGGAAGGAGGCGAAGGTAAATGA
- a CDS encoding ABC transporter ATP-binding protein, with protein sequence MQDNYTIEMLNITKRFPGIVANDNISLQLKKGEIHALLGENGAGKSTLMSVLFGLYQPEEGIIKKDGKEVKINNPNDANDLGIGMVHQHFKLVQCFTVLDNIILGVETTKYGFLQKKEARKRVMELSEKYGLKVDPDALIQDITVGMQQRTEILKMLYRDNDILIFDEPTAVLTPSEIDELMQIMKNLAKEGKSILFISHKLNEIMSVADRCSVLRRGKYIGTVDIKSTTKEELSKMMVGRDVQLVVSKEDAKPTDVVLDVENLVVPSNHHHKNAVNNVSFKVRKGEIVCIAGIDGNGQSELVYGITGITKSTGGTITLNGKDISKMSIRERNTSGLSHIPEDRQRHGLVLDYSLAYNMVLQRYFEPEFRTKLGFLKKKNIKNYASRLIDQFDVRSGQGTATITRSMSGGNQQKAIIAREMDRDHDLLIAVQPTRGLDVGAIEYIHSQLIKERDAGKAILLVSLELEEVLSVSDRILVMYEGEIVGELDPKTTTREEIGMYMSGARREEVKA encoded by the coding sequence ATGCAGGATAATTACACTATTGAGATGCTGAACATCACGAAAAGATTCCCCGGAATAGTTGCAAATGACAACATATCTTTGCAGCTTAAAAAGGGCGAGATCCATGCACTTCTTGGAGAAAACGGTGCTGGTAAGAGTACTCTTATGAGTGTTCTTTTCGGATTGTATCAGCCTGAAGAAGGTATCATCAAAAAAGATGGTAAGGAAGTTAAGATCAACAATCCTAATGATGCCAATGATCTTGGCATAGGAATGGTTCATCAGCACTTCAAACTTGTCCAGTGTTTCACTGTACTGGATAATATTATTCTGGGCGTTGAAACTACCAAATACGGCTTTTTACAGAAAAAGGAAGCCAGAAAGCGTGTTATGGAGCTTTCTGAGAAGTACGGTCTTAAGGTAGATCCTGATGCGCTTATTCAGGATATTACTGTTGGTATGCAGCAAAGGACTGAGATCCTTAAGATGCTGTACAGGGACAATGATATTCTTATCTTCGACGAGCCAACAGCCGTTCTTACACCTTCTGAGATCGATGAACTTATGCAGATCATGAAGAATCTTGCCAAAGAAGGCAAATCAATTCTTTTCATATCTCATAAGCTCAATGAGATCATGTCTGTTGCTGACAGATGTTCAGTTCTTAGACGTGGTAAGTATATAGGAACAGTTGATATCAAGAGTACTACCAAGGAAGAGCTCAGTAAGATGATGGTAGGCCGTGATGTACAGCTTGTAGTATCCAAAGAGGATGCCAAGCCTACAGATGTTGTTCTTGATGTTGAGAATCTTGTGGTTCCATCAAACCATCATCACAAGAATGCTGTTAACAACGTATCATTCAAGGTTAGAAAAGGTGAGATCGTATGTATAGCAGGTATTGACGGCAATGGTCAGTCTGAGCTTGTATACGGTATCACAGGTATCACCAAGTCTACAGGTGGCACTATAACTCTTAATGGCAAGGATATATCCAAGATGAGTATCCGTGAGAGGAATACATCAGGACTTTCACATATCCCTGAAGATCGTCAGAGACACGGACTTGTCCTTGACTATTCACTTGCTTATAACATGGTGCTTCAGAGATACTTCGAGCCGGAGTTCAGAACAAAGCTTGGATTCCTTAAGAAAAAGAATATCAAGAACTATGCTTCAAGACTCATAGATCAGTTCGATGTTCGTTCGGGTCAGGGCACAGCTACTATCACCAGAAGTATGTCAGGTGGTAACCAGCAGAAGGCTATCATCGCTCGTGAGATGGACAGAGACCATGATCTTCTTATAGCAGTTCAGCCTACTCGTGGTCTTGATGTAGGAGCTATCGAATATATTCACAGTCAGCTCATTAAAGAGCGTGACGCAGGTAAGGCTATTCTTCTTGTTTCTCTTGAACTTGAAGAAGTTCTTAGTGTGTCAGACAGAATCCTTGTAATGTATGAGGGCGAGATCGTTGGTGAGCTTGATCCTAAGACTACTACAAGAGAAGAGATAGGTATGTATATGTCAGGAGCCAGGAGAGAGGAGGTCAAGGCATGA
- a CDS encoding ABC transporter substrate-binding protein: MVKSRKLVSLALCLTLTATVFTGCGKKGAQKGSTDNVADYDHIYREDKFTLSEEADVSELNRIGAYKDRVYVYGQSYGSDDENGEFKFLSFKEDGTDVKQFSVSAKASSENETIYFNQAICDGDGNFYMVKNVYNYGEDEDNYDDYYLEKYSPEGEQLWQSQITDTDITGDGIYIIEGRGVLTYGGSKIGLFSEEDGKLIKDYDTGVEYLQQLVPKDNNVLIYTWDDDGYKLQEFSLDDGKVGKDIEFPGSFSNYSYCLQGTNSDLLLLARDGIYTYNYGDSDVTYCCSYIDSDINSDMVEGAVQLSDTEFLLLLMDEEDYTYKLTKVVKVPAEEAKSQEIITLACYWMDSTVRNAIVDFNKSNPKYRISVTDYSLYDTDNDYGAGVTKLNTDIVAGNVPDIVLASTELPMEAYAAKDIFMDLDPLIEADSEFVSDDYLQNVFDSFRRDGKLYSLVPAFSVYTIAVATSAVGGKTSWTMKEMKQIADSKGIEYKDMFGLGYTRNNIMSMAVYLNASSYINWDKHECYFDSDEFKEFLAFMKEFPEDYDYSNYEDTSDYWRKGKALAELEYLGDFDSYKDVLRGTFGEDVTMIGFPTNDSVEGSSGSAIIPTNEICISASTDKKEGCWEFLKSFFNDEYQQKYVDYGYFPVKRSTFEKMADDAMKPETWINEEGVEETYTPTMNVGGTEVELTPLTQAERDYIVGFIEGVTEHVVYDEEIFNIISEEAAAYFNGQKSVDDVAAIIQSRINIYVNENS; this comes from the coding sequence ATGGTAAAATCAAGAAAACTAGTTAGTCTGGCTTTATGCCTTACACTGACAGCAACTGTATTTACCGGATGCGGCAAAAAAGGAGCCCAGAAGGGATCAACTGACAATGTTGCAGATTATGACCATATCTACAGAGAAGATAAGTTTACACTTTCTGAAGAAGCAGATGTGAGTGAATTAAATAGAATTGGCGCCTACAAAGATCGAGTTTATGTATATGGTCAGTCATATGGCAGTGATGATGAAAATGGAGAATTTAAGTTTTTAAGCTTTAAGGAAGATGGAACTGACGTGAAGCAGTTTTCTGTTTCTGCCAAGGCTTCAAGCGAGAATGAAACCATCTATTTCAATCAGGCAATCTGTGATGGCGATGGCAATTTCTATATGGTCAAAAATGTGTACAACTACGGGGAAGATGAAGATAATTACGATGACTATTATCTGGAAAAATATTCTCCGGAAGGAGAACAGCTGTGGCAGAGCCAAATTACTGATACAGATATAACAGGGGATGGCATCTATATAATTGAAGGCAGGGGCGTTCTTACATATGGAGGAAGTAAGATTGGCCTGTTTTCCGAGGAAGATGGCAAACTCATAAAGGATTATGATACAGGCGTTGAATACCTGCAGCAGCTTGTTCCAAAGGACAACAATGTACTTATATATACTTGGGATGATGACGGATACAAACTTCAGGAATTCAGCCTGGATGATGGTAAGGTCGGCAAAGATATTGAATTCCCCGGAAGTTTTAGCAATTATTCTTACTGCCTTCAGGGTACTAATTCGGACCTTCTTCTTCTTGCAAGAGACGGAATTTATACCTACAACTATGGAGATAGCGATGTAACATATTGCTGCTCTTATATTGATTCAGATATAAACTCTGACATGGTAGAAGGTGCTGTTCAGCTTTCAGATACAGAGTTTCTCCTTCTTCTTATGGATGAGGAAGATTATACATATAAGCTTACTAAAGTTGTGAAAGTGCCTGCCGAAGAAGCCAAGTCTCAGGAGATAATCACTCTTGCATGTTACTGGATGGATTCGACAGTAAGAAATGCTATTGTGGATTTTAACAAGTCCAATCCTAAATATCGTATATCTGTCACTGACTATTCTCTATATGACACGGATAATGACTATGGTGCCGGTGTTACCAAACTTAATACAGATATAGTTGCCGGTAATGTTCCGGATATCGTGCTTGCGTCCACGGAGCTTCCTATGGAGGCTTATGCAGCCAAGGATATATTTATGGATCTGGATCCGTTGATTGAGGCAGACAGCGAATTCGTCTCGGATGATTATCTTCAGAATGTTTTTGATTCTTTTAGAAGAGATGGCAAGCTCTATTCACTTGTGCCTGCGTTCTCGGTTTATACTATAGCAGTTGCGACATCTGCTGTAGGAGGCAAGACATCATGGACTATGAAAGAGATGAAGCAGATAGCTGATTCTAAAGGCATAGAATATAAGGATATGTTCGGACTTGGATATACCAGAAATAATATCATGAGCATGGCTGTATATCTTAATGCTTCGTCATATATCAATTGGGACAAGCACGAGTGTTACTTTGATTCGGATGAGTTCAAAGAATTCCTTGCATTTATGAAGGAGTTCCCTGAAGATTATGACTACTCCAACTATGAAGATACTTCGGACTATTGGAGAAAAGGCAAAGCCCTTGCAGAACTTGAGTATTTGGGCGATTTCGATTCCTATAAGGATGTTCTTAGAGGAACATTTGGCGAAGATGTTACTATGATTGGCTTCCCTACAAATGACTCAGTAGAGGGATCATCAGGAAGTGCCATCATCCCTACCAATGAGATATGTATAAGCGCTTCTACTGATAAGAAGGAAGGCTGCTGGGAATTCCTTAAGAGTTTCTTTAATGATGAGTATCAGCAGAAATATGTCGACTATGGATATTTCCCTGTAAAGAGAAGCACATTTGAAAAAATGGCTGACGATGCTATGAAACCTGAAACTTGGATTAATGAAGAAGGAGTGGAAGAGACATATACTCCTACTATGAATGTGGGTGGAACAGAAGTAGAACTTACTCCTTTGACTCAGGCAGAAAGAGATTATATTGTAGGCTTCATAGAGGGAGTAACTGAACATGTTGTATATGACGAAGAGATATTCAATATCATCTCAGAAGAAGCTGCTGCATATTTTAATGGCCAAAAGTCAGTTGATGATGTTGCTGCGATCATTCAGAGCAGGATCAATATCTACGTCAATGAGAACAGCTGA
- a CDS encoding ABC transporter permease, with protein MIPLIQYTLLFTSVLTLVALGGCYAEHSGVINLGLEGIMVMGAFGGALALKSFNVSYANGSVPAIVVVLAAVICSMLSGMIYSCLLGIACINFKADQTLVGTALNMLATAVATIIAKTMNTIADPDNVSATISYVNAKKALLVYFGKFEFNWFMAIAVIALIIAYVLLYKTRFGLRLMACGEHPQAADSVGISVNRMRWSGVLISGMFGGLGGIVYITAGVSEWKFEYGVAGFGFLSLAVMIFGQWKPHLIALSAILFGFFRALSNVYTGFAFFKQLNLPSTFYNMLPYIISLIVLAFTSMNSRAPKAEGIPYDKSAR; from the coding sequence ATGATACCTCTGATTCAATACACACTTCTGTTCACATCGGTTCTTACACTTGTAGCACTTGGAGGCTGTTATGCAGAGCACTCCGGTGTTATCAACCTTGGACTTGAAGGAATAATGGTTATGGGAGCCTTCGGCGGCGCCCTTGCTCTTAAGAGTTTTAACGTATCTTATGCAAATGGCTCTGTTCCTGCTATAGTTGTAGTACTTGCAGCAGTTATCTGCTCTATGCTTTCAGGAATGATCTATTCCTGCCTTCTGGGTATAGCCTGCATTAATTTTAAGGCTGACCAGACACTGGTAGGTACCGCTCTTAACATGCTGGCGACAGCTGTAGCAACTATCATTGCTAAAACTATGAATACAATCGCTGATCCTGATAATGTATCAGCTACAATCTCTTATGTTAATGCCAAGAAAGCACTCCTTGTTTATTTTGGCAAGTTTGAGTTTAACTGGTTCATGGCTATTGCTGTTATCGCTCTTATTATCGCTTATGTACTTTTATATAAGACAAGATTTGGCCTTCGTCTTATGGCCTGCGGTGAGCATCCTCAGGCTGCTGACAGTGTAGGTATCAGTGTTAACCGTATGAGATGGTCAGGTGTACTTATATCAGGTATGTTCGGCGGACTTGGTGGTATCGTATATATCACAGCCGGTGTTAGTGAGTGGAAGTTCGAATACGGCGTTGCCGGATTTGGTTTCTTATCACTTGCGGTTATGATCTTCGGTCAGTGGAAACCACACCTTATCGCTCTTTCAGCTATACTGTTTGGTTTCTTCAGAGCTCTTTCAAACGTTTATACAGGTTTTGCATTTTTCAAACAGCTTAACCTCCCAAGTACTTTCTACAACATGTTGCCATACATCATCTCTCTTATAGTTCTTGCATTTACATCCATGAACTCGAGAGCACCTAAAGCTGAGGGTATTCCATACGATAAGAGTGCCCGCTAA
- a CDS encoding HlyD family efflux transporter periplasmic adaptor subunit — protein MSKDKKFDKNRSAGIGNEPDNEEITGIISDGSKTDNDNSISEKEKYERDIDNEQDTTSEDEYSDNGSDERSDEEDDEDVDDLEKAFEEETRRMNAKKLKRDARIPKGMTPQEYKAQKRKDAIKNIAIAFLAILLVLTLFSNTIMNVTLPQVATSYVASSEIAPSIRGTGTLTAGSTYDVVITQTRKIASVEVKVGQTVEKDQVLFTLEDAESEELEAAKTAAEDAKDAYDLALFSADIPADDILAIKNGSALSFDSFLKELAEANENYSAALQTDTDVQAQIDEYEYYKKIASLYVTADEDRDKATSGTTTMSDADIVYQQKLLEETITNLTAEIEKYDEIINKFEASYGTDAQVYEDSSEDFITEYNSYREAIDNKYVAESKKGVAEREKAKLADFGNLETRNASYYDGLIESAKENKNQTAAALTKAETARKEVLAKITAEIALVQKRTDYEQAKAKVDKLEETAIGATVNAPVAGTITNVAYKAGENTKANETMATIQLEGQVLTMSFSVTTEQAKKVKVGQAASAQNAWAYSDLSAVLTSITNDSSDPNGHKVLNFEVSGTDLSAGQSLSLVLGENAVTYDLVVPNSAIREDNNGKFVLILDSRSTPFGNRYIARRADVTVVASDDANSAITGNIDPYSYVITTSTAPISSGDQVRLQDTNS, from the coding sequence ATGAGCAAGGACAAGAAATTTGACAAAAATCGATCTGCCGGTATCGGCAATGAACCGGATAATGAAGAGATAACAGGAATAATATCAGACGGGTCAAAAACAGATAATGACAATAGTATTAGTGAAAAAGAAAAATACGAAAGAGATATAGATAATGAGCAGGATACTACATCAGAAGATGAGTATTCTGATAACGGATCAGATGAAAGATCGGATGAAGAAGACGATGAAGATGTTGATGATCTTGAGAAAGCCTTTGAAGAAGAAACAAGGCGAATGAATGCTAAGAAGCTAAAAAGGGATGCAAGGATTCCAAAGGGTATGACACCTCAGGAATACAAGGCCCAGAAGAGGAAGGATGCTATTAAAAATATAGCAATTGCTTTCCTTGCAATCCTTCTTGTGCTTACTCTTTTTTCCAATACTATTATGAATGTCACGCTTCCTCAGGTGGCTACATCTTATGTTGCCAGCAGCGAGATAGCACCATCTATCAGAGGTACAGGAACTCTTACTGCAGGTAGTACTTATGACGTTGTGATCACACAGACTCGTAAGATTGCTTCTGTAGAAGTTAAGGTAGGTCAGACCGTAGAGAAGGATCAGGTGCTTTTTACTCTGGAAGATGCAGAGTCAGAGGAGCTTGAAGCTGCAAAGACAGCAGCAGAGGATGCTAAGGATGCATATGATCTGGCACTCTTTTCAGCAGACATCCCTGCTGATGACATACTGGCTATTAAGAATGGATCTGCACTTTCTTTTGACTCATTTTTAAAAGAACTTGCTGAGGCCAATGAGAACTACTCAGCAGCACTTCAGACAGATACAGATGTTCAGGCTCAAATTGATGAGTATGAATATTATAAGAAAATAGCATCCCTGTATGTAACTGCAGATGAAGACAGGGACAAGGCTACATCAGGAACTACTACAATGTCTGATGCGGACATTGTATATCAGCAAAAGCTCCTTGAAGAGACGATCACCAATCTTACTGCAGAGATTGAGAAGTATGATGAGATAATCAATAAGTTTGAAGCTTCATATGGTACAGATGCTCAAGTCTATGAAGACAGCTCTGAGGATTTTATCACTGAGTACAACTCATATCGCGAGGCGATAGATAATAAATACGTAGCTGAGAGTAAAAAAGGCGTAGCTGAAAGGGAAAAGGCTAAACTTGCTGATTTTGGCAATCTTGAGACAAGAAATGCTTCCTATTATGACGGACTTATAGAGTCAGCAAAGGAGAACAAGAACCAGACAGCTGCAGCTCTCACTAAAGCAGAAACTGCAAGAAAAGAAGTTCTTGCCAAGATAACAGCTGAGATAGCACTTGTTCAGAAGAGAACTGATTATGAACAGGCTAAGGCCAAGGTTGATAAGCTTGAAGAGACAGCTATAGGAGCTACAGTTAATGCCCCTGTTGCAGGTACTATCACTAATGTAGCTTATAAGGCAGGCGAGAATACTAAAGCCAACGAGACTATGGCTACCATACAGCTTGAAGGCCAGGTTCTGACTATGAGTTTTTCTGTTACAACAGAGCAGGCCAAGAAAGTCAAAGTAGGGCAGGCTGCGTCAGCTCAGAATGCATGGGCATATTCAGACCTTTCTGCAGTACTTACATCCATAACCAATGACTCAAGTGACCCTAACGGTCATAAAGTTCTTAACTTTGAAGTGTCCGGAACAGATCTTTCTGCAGGACAGAGCCTTAGCCTTGTACTTGGAGAGAACGCTGTAACCTATGACCTTGTAGTACCTAACAGTGCCATAAGAGAAGATAATAATGGTAAGTTCGTCCTGATACTTGATTCCAGAAGCACACCTTTTGGTAACCGTTATATTGCAAGAAGAGCTGATGTGACAGTTGTAGCATCAGATGATGCCAACTCTGCCATTACAGGTAATATCGATCCGTATTCATATGTTATTACAACATCAACAGCGCCTATTTCTTCAGGAGATCAGGTAAGACTTCAGGATACTAATTCATAA
- a CDS encoding ABC transporter permease: MIKKLLRKVKRALSPYGKRLIALVLILVAALLLGAYKDYAVSSLPDQNGWRNWIDDGSYGQISIYFNHSLSVTPDSIREYNYKILKALQEAALKEEGDELVYCYSAPGRVTISRESKSVDVKAVGVGGKFFYIHPTTLIKGSYFDPEADMKDQIVIDEDTAWNLFGSSDIIGQVVDIGGIPHYICGVVRRQSGKIAKAAGLDKPIVYVSFQTLVIYGTVDSSSFDGGQIQSIDPNEEGMYTYSGSEEGSGGSTSSGSKSSGDTGGSTPDTSSGASGSATASGGSGQSAGTGSGSSNGTTTSSDNNDAGGTSSESSSGEAGSETGTDTSPASATETGPATAQGSSYSGGNYSGSSGSVPDVIQPLSYGERAEADSISIISTNLSGVAGIACYELIMPDSVDNYATNLVKDKLGFKDNDDIIVMDSRMRFSLGSLISIFKAFPARSMQLTEFSYPYWENIARGWEDILAMVVMAELILYVIAFLLLVWIVVSWYNNRTWKTRDIVKKVNDTIYDFQSHKKRRKGNGKIKKTS, encoded by the coding sequence ATGATCAAAAAACTATTACGAAAAGTCAAAAGAGCACTAAGCCCGTATGGAAAGCGTCTCATAGCTCTTGTCTTAATACTGGTTGCAGCCTTGCTCCTTGGAGCATATAAAGATTATGCTGTTTCATCTCTGCCTGACCAGAACGGATGGAGGAACTGGATTGATGACGGAAGCTATGGACAGATAAGTATTTACTTCAACCATTCGCTTAGTGTGACACCTGATTCTATCAGGGAATACAATTATAAGATACTTAAAGCTTTGCAGGAAGCTGCCCTCAAAGAGGAAGGCGATGAGCTTGTATATTGTTACAGTGCGCCGGGGCGAGTGACCATATCACGTGAAAGTAAGAGTGTTGACGTAAAAGCAGTTGGAGTGGGCGGCAAGTTCTTCTATATACATCCTACAACTCTTATAAAAGGCTCTTACTTTGATCCCGAAGCCGATATGAAGGATCAGATAGTTATTGATGAAGATACTGCCTGGAACCTTTTTGGATCAAGTGATATCATCGGACAGGTTGTAGATATAGGCGGTATCCCACACTATATATGCGGCGTTGTCAGAAGACAAAGTGGCAAGATTGCCAAGGCGGCAGGACTTGATAAGCCTATAGTATATGTATCATTTCAGACACTTGTGATATATGGAACTGTGGATTCAAGTAGCTTTGATGGTGGTCAGATTCAGAGCATAGACCCAAACGAAGAAGGCATGTATACGTATTCAGGATCAGAAGAAGGCTCTGGCGGATCGACATCATCAGGTTCTAAATCTTCCGGTGATACAGGAGGTAGTACACCTGATACTTCTTCCGGAGCATCCGGCAGTGCTACAGCTTCAGGTGGATCTGGTCAGTCTGCAGGCACCGGATCAGGAAGTTCAAATGGTACAACTACTTCATCAGATAATAACGACGCAGGTGGTACATCTTCTGAAAGCTCATCCGGCGAAGCAGGCAGTGAAACAGGAACAGATACATCTCCTGCGTCTGCCACAGAAACAGGACCAGCTACAGCGCAAGGATCTTCTTATTCCGGAGGAAATTATTCAGGATCGTCAGGGTCAGTACCTGATGTTATACAGCCTCTTTCCTATGGTGAGAGAGCAGAAGCTGACAGCATCAGTATAATATCTACTAATCTAAGCGGAGTAGCAGGTATAGCATGCTATGAACTGATAATGCCTGACTCAGTTGATAACTATGCAACAAACCTTGTCAAAGATAAACTTGGATTTAAAGATAATGATGACATTATTGTAATGGATTCCAGAATGAGATTTTCATTGGGATCTTTGATCAGTATCTTTAAAGCCTTCCCGGCAAGATCGATGCAGCTGACAGAATTCTCATATCCATATTGGGAGAATATTGCAAGAGGCTGGGAAGATATTCTGGCTATGGTAGTAATGGCTGAGCTTATACTATATGTTATAGCTTTCCTACTATTAGTATGGATAGTGGTAAGCTGGTACAACAACAGAACCTGGAAGACCAGGGATATTGTTAAGAAAGTTAATGACACAATATATGATTTTCAGTCACACAAGAAAAGGAGAAAAGGCAATGGTAAAATCAAGAAAACTAGTTAG